The Glutamicibacter mishrai DNA window CGCTACCGAGACGATTCGATTCGTCCCCAGGATGATCTTTACCGGCACAGCAACGGCAAGTGGTTCGAAACCGCCACTATCCCAGGTGACCAGGGAATCTACGGCTCATTCATGGAGCTTCGCGATCAGGCAGAAGACGCCGTTCACGCGATCATCAAGGAAGCGGTCCAGTCCTACGAATCCGGTTCGGCCACCGACGGAGCAACCCAGCGTATTGCTCAGCTTTATGGCTCGTTCATGAATGAAGCAGTCATCGAAGAACGCGGTGCGACACCGGTTGCCGGCTTCTTGGAAGCCATCTCGGATATCCAGAGCACCGACCAGCTGCTCGAGGTCACCGGCTCATTCCACCGCAAGGGCATCAGTGGATTCTTGGATATCGGTGCCAGCAATGATGCGGGCAATCCAGACCGCAACCTCCTGACTTTCCTGCAGGGCGGACTTGGCCTGCCCGATGAGTCCTACTATCGCGAGGAGCAGTTCGCTGAAACCCTTGCCGACTATCAGGAGCACCTGAACCGCCTGCTGACCCTGGGCGCCATTGCTGATGCCCAGGCTGCAGCCGCAAGTGTTGTCGACCTCGAGAAAGCCATCGCCTCACACCACTGGGACCGCGTCAAGGTTCGCGATGCCCAGGCACGCTACAACCTGATGACAGGTGCTGATCTCTTCGAGTTGTTCGCTGGCCTGAAAACCTGGTTGGCTGGAGCAGGCATTGAAGAGAAGTACTACCAGGAAGTTGTCGTCTGGCAGCCAAGCTACCTGCAGGGCCTCGCGGAGCTGTTCGAGAGCCAGCCGCTGGAAGCATGGAAGAACTGGCTGCGCGTGCAAGTGCTGCGTTCCTTTGCCCCGTATCTGTCCAGCGATTTCGTCAATGAGAATTTCTCCTTCTACTCTGCCAAGCTCGGCGGTGTTGAGCAGATCAAGGACCGCTGGAAGCGTGCCGTCGCCTTCACCGAAGGCGCGGTTGGCGAGGATATCGGCCAGCTCTACGTCGCCAAGAACTTCTCCGCCGATGCCAAGAGCGCAATGGACGCATTGGTTCAGCGCCTTATCGAGGCCTACCGGATCTCCATCAGCGAGTTGTCGTGGATGAGCCCTGAAACCATTGAGAAGGCGCTCGAGAAGCTCTCGCAGTTCCGCCCGAAAATCGGCTACCCGAAAGAGTGGATCGATTACTCCAGCATCACCACCGATCAGCACGACGTCATTGCGAACCTGGCCTCGGCCAATGAATTCGAGTTCCGTCGTGAACTGAAGAAGATCGACGACGGCGTGGACCGGGAGCTGTGGTTCATGTACCCGCAGACCGTCAACGCCTACTACCACCCGTTGCTGAACGAAATTGCGTTCCCTGCGGCGATCCTCCGCCTGCCATTCTTCGACGTCAACCGCGACGTTGCTTCCAACTTCGGCGCCATTGGCGCGGTCATCGGCCACGAAATCGGCCACGGATTCGATGACCAGGGCTCGCAGTTCGACGGCACCGGCCAGCTGCGCAACTGGTGGACCGATGAGGACCGCGCTTCCTTCGAGAAGCTCACCGGCAAACTGGTAGACCAGTACAACGCGCTCTCGCCCACGGAAGCTCCAGATCACAAGGTCAACGGCGCGCTCACCTTGGGCGAGAACATTGGCGACCTGGGCGGCCTGGGCATCGCCTACAAGGCGTACAAGCTCGAGCTGGCTGCGCGCGGAATCGAAGAGGACGAGGTCATCGATGGCATCACCGGCGACCAGCGCTTCTTCTACGCATGGGCCGAATGCTGGCGCACGCTGATCCGCCCGGAAACCGCCGTAGTCCGAGTGACCACCGACCCGCACGCGCCAGGTGAATTCCGTTGCAACCAGGTTCCGAAGAACCTCGCTGCCTTCCACGAAGCCTTCGGCACCAAGCCGGGGGATGGCATGTGGCTGGATCCAGAACAGCGCGTTGAGATCTGGTAAACCAGCAGGACGCTAAGCCAGGGCACCGGAAAGCCAGCTTTCCGGTGCCCTGGCCTGTATCTGCCCGGACTTCGGGGTGTAAGTCTGATCATGATGGGCTTTATCCGCGCGCAATGACACGTAGAATGGACTATTGTGACTTCCGAAAATAATTCCGCACAGCCCATTGATCCCAACGACCAGCGACAGGTCCGCACTGATAAGCGCAACCAGTTCCTGGCCAAGGGTGAGGAAGCCTACCCTGTGGGTGTGGCCCGCACCCACTCACTGCTGGAAATCCGCGACAAGTACGCCCACCTCGAAGCCGGCGAAGAAACCGAAGATGTCGTAGGCGTTGCCGGCCGTATTGTTTTCATGCGCAACACCGGCAAGCTGTGCTTCGCCACCTTGCAGGAGGGCGGCCCCAAGGGCGAGGGCGTGCGCCTTCAGGTAATGCTGTCGCTGGCCAACGTCGGCGAAGAGCGCCTGGCGCAGTGGAAGTCCCTGGTTGACCTCGGCGACCACGTATTGGTTAGCGGCAAGGTCATCTCTTCGCGCCGCGGCGAGCTGTCCATCATGGCCGACACCTTCGAAATGGCCTCCAAGGCACTGCGCCCATTGCCAGTGCTGCATGCGGACTTGAACGAGGAAACCCGCGTCCGCCAGCGCTACGCAGATTTGATCGTGCGCAACGAAGCCCGCGAGATGGTCTACAAGCGTGCCGCTATCGTCCGCGCCGTGCGCAACACCCTGGAGAACCACAGCTACGTTGAGGTTGAAACCCCAATGCTGCAGCTGGTCCACGGTGGCGCTTCGGCTCGACCATTCAAGACCCACCTGAACGCCTTTGACCAGGAAATGACCCTGCGCATCGCTACCGAGCTGTACCTCAAGCGCTGTGTTGTCGGCGGCGTGGACCGCGTATTCGAAGTCGGACGCATCTTCCGCAACGAAGGCGTGGACTCGACCCACTCGCCGGAATTCACCACCCTCGAATGCTACGAGGCCTACGCCGACCAGTACGTGATGGCCGAGCGCATGAAGGAGATCATCCTCAACGCCGCCGACGCCATTGGCGCAGGCCGTACCATCGAGACCTCTCGAGGCACCGCGAACCTGGACGGCGAATGGCGCTGGTTGAGCGTCTACCCTGGCCTGTCCGAGGCCGTCGGCTTGGAAATCACCCCGGAAACCGACGCTTCGGTGCTGCGTGAGGTTGCGGCCAAGCACGAAGTGAAGATCGATCCGGCTTGGAGCGCCCAGAAGCTGGTTATCGAGCTCTTCGGCGAAATCGTCGAGCCTACCTTGATCGACCCGACCTTCGTCTGTGACTACCCGCCGCTGGCTCAGCCTTTGGCTCGTCCGCACCGTTCGAAGCCAGGGGTTATCGAGGCATGGGACTTGATCATCGGCGGCATGGAGCGCGGTACGGCGTTCTCCGAGCTCATCGACCCTGTCATTCAGCGCGAACGCCTGACCGAGCAGTCCCTGCTGGCCGCCGGCGGCGATCCTGAGGCAATGCAGCTGGATGAAGACTTCTTGCGTGCCTTGGAATACGGTGCCCCGCCAATGGGTGGCATCGGCTTGGGCATCGACCGTTTGGTGATGCTGTTTACCAACGTCGGCATCCGCGAAACCATTCTCTTCCCACTGCTTAAGCCGGAGGCATAGAAATGCCATATATCGAGGCAATTGTTCCGACTATCTGTCTGGCGCTGCTTTTTTGGTACGTGATGAAAGCTATTACAAACGCGGACCGAAAAGAACGCCAGGCGGAAGCGGAAGCGGATGCGCTTATTCAAAATCGTCCGGATTCCAATAATCCGGCGAACGAGAATTAGGCTATTCCTGAAAGAAGCTTGTGAATTCTGATCAGAATTAGAATTCTCAGTCGCTATTTGTATAAGCTTGAACACTGAAAAGGACTGGTGGGTTCAAACCAGATAGTCCAGCACATTCAAGCTCGGAGGAATCCTCAGATGGCACGTCAGGTTCAAATTGCCCTGATTGATGATATTGATGGTAGCGAAGCAACCGAATCAATTGCTTTTAGTGTTGCTGGCCAGCACTTCGAAATTGATTTGAATGATGAGCATGCTGCACAATTCCACGCGGCTATTGAACCGTATGTTGAAGCTGCACGCTCGTCGAAGCAGACTGCAACCAGCGAAGCCCCTGCAATTCGTGCTTGGGCAAAAGAGAATAATATTAAGGTCAACGCCCGTGGGCGCCTTAATGCAGAAGTTGTAGATGCCTACAACGCTGCAATGCGCAAGGGCGGTCGTAACCGTACGAAGTAATTCCTTCGGTCGCAGATAGACTTCTAATGAGTCGGCACATTCAATGTGCCGACTCATTCGTTTATAACGGCGACCGTGATATATCCATTTAATTTTGTTGAAGATAATAGTATTTGTGCAACAAGTAAAAATGGCATTTTCACCCTCAGCCCGAGGCCAAAGATCAG harbors:
- a CDS encoding M13 family metallopeptidase, which translates into the protein MTTETTSPLRYRDDSIRPQDDLYRHSNGKWFETATIPGDQGIYGSFMELRDQAEDAVHAIIKEAVQSYESGSATDGATQRIAQLYGSFMNEAVIEERGATPVAGFLEAISDIQSTDQLLEVTGSFHRKGISGFLDIGASNDAGNPDRNLLTFLQGGLGLPDESYYREEQFAETLADYQEHLNRLLTLGAIADAQAAAASVVDLEKAIASHHWDRVKVRDAQARYNLMTGADLFELFAGLKTWLAGAGIEEKYYQEVVVWQPSYLQGLAELFESQPLEAWKNWLRVQVLRSFAPYLSSDFVNENFSFYSAKLGGVEQIKDRWKRAVAFTEGAVGEDIGQLYVAKNFSADAKSAMDALVQRLIEAYRISISELSWMSPETIEKALEKLSQFRPKIGYPKEWIDYSSITTDQHDVIANLASANEFEFRRELKKIDDGVDRELWFMYPQTVNAYYHPLLNEIAFPAAILRLPFFDVNRDVASNFGAIGAVIGHEIGHGFDDQGSQFDGTGQLRNWWTDEDRASFEKLTGKLVDQYNALSPTEAPDHKVNGALTLGENIGDLGGLGIAYKAYKLELAARGIEEDEVIDGITGDQRFFYAWAECWRTLIRPETAVVRVTTDPHAPGEFRCNQVPKNLAAFHEAFGTKPGDGMWLDPEQRVEIW
- the lysS gene encoding lysine--tRNA ligase, which codes for MTSENNSAQPIDPNDQRQVRTDKRNQFLAKGEEAYPVGVARTHSLLEIRDKYAHLEAGEETEDVVGVAGRIVFMRNTGKLCFATLQEGGPKGEGVRLQVMLSLANVGEERLAQWKSLVDLGDHVLVSGKVISSRRGELSIMADTFEMASKALRPLPVLHADLNEETRVRQRYADLIVRNEAREMVYKRAAIVRAVRNTLENHSYVEVETPMLQLVHGGASARPFKTHLNAFDQEMTLRIATELYLKRCVVGGVDRVFEVGRIFRNEGVDSTHSPEFTTLECYEAYADQYVMAERMKEIILNAADAIGAGRTIETSRGTANLDGEWRWLSVYPGLSEAVGLEITPETDASVLREVAAKHEVKIDPAWSAQKLVIELFGEIVEPTLIDPTFVCDYPPLAQPLARPHRSKPGVIEAWDLIIGGMERGTAFSELIDPVIQRERLTEQSLLAAGGDPEAMQLDEDFLRALEYGAPPMGGIGLGIDRLVMLFTNVGIRETILFPLLKPEA
- a CDS encoding histone-like nucleoid-structuring protein Lsr2, coding for MARQVQIALIDDIDGSEATESIAFSVAGQHFEIDLNDEHAAQFHAAIEPYVEAARSSKQTATSEAPAIRAWAKENNIKVNARGRLNAEVVDAYNAAMRKGGRNRTK